Within Streptomyces albofaciens JCM 4342, the genomic segment CTTCGACCTGGCGGGACGCAACGGCGGCGCCCAGGGCATCACCTTCACCGGAATCCCGGAGGGCGCGACCGTCCTGGTCAACATGCTCGGGGACGCCCGTACGATCAACACGTACATCGGACACGACCTCCAGCCGCGCGGCATCCGCCAGCGGCTGCTGTGGAACTTCCCGGACGCGAACACGGTCGAGTTCAAGGGCAGCGCGCAGTTCCAGGGGAGTGTGCTGGTCGGCAAGCAGGGCAGTACGACGACGGTGTCGGTACCGGGCATGAACGGCCGGTTCTTCACGGTCGGTTCGCTGGTGCACACCTCGACGTCCGGCTCCGAGATGCACAGCTATCCGTTCGACGGCGACCTGCCGGACTGCCGGGAGCAGACCCCGACGCCCAGCCCGACGGCCAGTCCGTCGCCCAGTCCTACGGAGCCGACCCCGTCGCCGAGTCCTACGGAGCCGTCGCCGTCGCCGACCGAGCCGAGTCCGTCGCCGACCGAGCCCAGCCCGTCGCCGACGGAACCGTCACCGAGTCCCACGGAGCCGTCACCGAGTCCGACCGAGCCGAGTCCGTCACCGACCGAACCGTCGCCTTCGCCCACGGAGCCGTCGCCTTCGCCCACGGAGCCGTCGCCGTCGCCCACGGAGCCGACTCCGTCGCCGACCGAGCCCAGCCCGTCGCCCACGGAGCCGACTCCGTCGCCGACCGAGCCCAGCCCGTCGCCCACGGAGCCGACTCCGTCGCCGACCGAGCCCAGCCCGTCGCCCACGGAGCCGACTCCGAGCCCGACCGAGCCGTCACCGAGCCCGACGGTCCCCTCACCGAGTCCGACCGAGCCGATCCCAACCCCGACCGAGCCGACCCCGTCGCCGACGGAGCCGACTCCGGGCCCGACGGACCCGACCCCGGACCCGACGGACCCGACCCCCGGCCCGACGGAGCCGACTCCGGGCCCCACGGAGCCGACCCCGGGCCCCACGGACCCGACCCCGGACCCGACCTCCCCCGAGCCGACGCCAACCCCGACCTCAACTCACACCCCCGCCCCACCCTTACTCCCACTCCCACTCCCACCCACTCCTCCCACACCCCCCTGCCCAGCCCCGCCCCCACCTCCACCGACGGCGGGGATCAGCTGGCGCACAGTGGCAGCGGGTTCCGGGATCCGTTGTTCATCGGGGCGGCGGTGGCCACCGTCATCAGCGGTGTGGTGCTCGTACTGATCATCCGCACCCGGCGCCGCTCGGACTGACGAGCCGTCAGCCCTCTGGGTGCTGCTCGATGTAGCGCACCAGGGCGTCGACCACCAGCGCGTGGTCGTCGCCCTGGGGGAGGCCGGAGACCGCGACCGTGCCGACGACTCCCGTACCGCGCAGCCGTACGGGGAAGGCGCCGCCGTGTGCGGCGTAGCGGTCCGGGTCGAGGCGGGAGGATTCCTCGAAGGTCCGGCCCTTGGCGCGGAAACGGGCGCCCACCAGGTACGACGACTCCGCGTACCGCTCCACGACGCGGCACTTGCGCTCGATCCACGCGTCGTTGTCCGCCGACGTACCGGGCAGCGCGCAGTGGAACAGCTGCTGCCCGCCGCGCCGGATGTCCACCGTCACGGCCGCGCCGCGCTCGCGCGCCAGGTCCGTCAGCAGGCAGCCGAGCCGCCACGCGTCCTCGTTGCCGAAGCGGTCCAGGACCAGGCGGCGTTCCTGCTCCTCCAGTTCGCGGACCTGGTGGCGCGCCGCCTCCCGCTCGTCGGTGCCGTTCAGCACACCCGTGCCGTTCATGCCGCTCATGCCGACTCCTCGGTCTCCTCGATCCGGACCGTGCGGCCCTCGGCCGCCGATGCCTTCGCCGCTTCCAGGACGCGCAGTGTGGCCGCCGCTTCCCGGGCGCTCACCGGCGGACGGCCGCCGGTGCGCAGGGCCTCCGCGACGGCGGCGTAGTACGCGGGGTAGTCGCCGGGCAGGGTCGGTACGGGGGCGCCGCCGCCGGTCAGCGGGGACTCCCCGGCGCCGAGCCGGCCCCACGACGCCTCGGGTTCCGTGCCCCATCCGGCCGGGTCCTCGCCGGGCCGCCGGCCCTCGCGCAGCGCCGCTTCCTGCGGGTCCAGCCCGTACTTCACATAGCCCGCCCGGCTGCCCAGCACGCGGAAGCGCGGACCGAGCTGGGCGGTGGTCGCGCTCACCCACAGGTGCGAGCGGACGCCGCCGGCGTGGGTGAGCGCGAGGAACGTGTCGTCGTCGGCCTCGGCGCCCGGGCGGCGCACGTCGGACTCGGCGTAGACGTGGGTGACCGGCCCGAAGAGGGCGAGTGCCTGGTCGGCGACGTGGCTGCCCAGGTCGTACAGCAGCCCGCCGATCTCGGCCGGGTCGCCGGACTCGCGCCAGCCGCCCTTCGGTTTCGGCCGCCAGCGTTCGAAGCGCGACTCGAAGCGCAGCACGTCGCCGAGCGCGCCCTCGGTGATCAGCTTCCGCACCGTGCGGAAGTCGTTGTCCCAGCGGCGGTTCTGGAAGACGGAGAGCAGCAGACCGCGGTCGTCCGCGAGGGCGGCCAGCCGCTCGGCCTCGGCGGCCGTCCCGGAGAGCGGCTTGTCGACGACCACCGGCAGTCCGGCCTCCAGCGCCGCGGTGGCGAGCGCGACGTGGGTCTTGTTGGGGGAGGCGATGACGACCAGGTCCAGTTCGCCGGCGCGGGCCAGCACCTCGTCGGGGGTGGCGACCGTGCGGACCTGGGGGTGCTCGGCGCGGGCCTGTGCCTGCCGGTCCGGGCTGCCGGTGGAGACGGTGTCCAGCACCAGGCCGCCGGTGGCGGCGATCAGCGGGGCGTGGAAGACCGAGCCGGCGAGACCGTAGCCGATCAGGCCGACGCGCAGGGGTGTGCCGGGAGAGTCGTTCATGCGTCCACTTAAGCAACGCTGTTGCCAAAGTGCAAGCAATACGGACAATGGACGGGTGACCAGCCACGACTCCGAAGAACGTGTCGCCGCGCACGCCACCGAACGCGCCACCGCACCGGCCCCCGCGCCACCGGGCGGCGGAGCCGGGCTGCCCGGTGGCGGAGTCGGGGTGTCCGGTGGCGGAGCCGGGCTGTCCGCCCTGCGCGGCCACAACACCGCCCTGGTGCTGGGGCTGCTGCGGTCGGCCGGTCCGGCGGGCGTCAGCCGCCTGGAGCTGGCCGCGCACACCGGACTGACGCCGCAGGCCGTCAGCAAGATCCTCGCCCGGCTGCGGGCGGCCGGGCTG encodes:
- a CDS encoding choice-of-anchor A family protein; its protein translation is MGAAALGAVAAVLLGLFAAFGFAAPLPDGLGPCLGDGCPSSYDDPNNGPVAGRDENLNIFVGGDFRVGGSAAEAEGKVVTLGGFEMNKTGGSGVYNVGIAVGSRVPPPNGSDFLTVGGDVTIAPGQRLLAEEGSTHGVVAYEGRLTGTVIPQADQRPGAADPYRRLVPDLTASSRCYARTGNGPRPATGTAVNQGYSTVFTGDGRSALQVFNVDFDLAGRNGGAQGITFTGIPEGATVLVNMLGDARTINTYIGHDLQPRGIRQRLLWNFPDANTVEFKGSAQFQGSVLVGKQGSTTTVSVPGMNGRFFTVGSLVHTSTSGSEMHSYPFDGDLPDCREQTPTPSPTASPSPSPTEPTPSPSPTEPSPSPTEPSPSPTEPSPSPTEPSPSPTEPSPSPTEPSPSPTEPSPSPTEPSPSPTEPSPSPTEPTPSPTEPSPSPTEPTPSPTEPSPSPTEPTPSPTEPSPSPTEPTPSPTEPSPSPTVPSPSPTEPIPTPTEPTPSPTEPTPGPTDPTPDPTDPTPGPTEPTPGPTEPTPGPTDPTPDPTSPEPTPTPTSTHTPAPPLLPLPLPPTPPTPPCPAPPPPPPTAGISWRTVAAGSGIRCSSGRRWPPSSAVWCSY
- a CDS encoding heme-degrading domain-containing protein, translated to MNGTGVLNGTDEREAARHQVRELEEQERRLVLDRFGNEDAWRLGCLLTDLARERGAAVTVDIRRGGQQLFHCALPGTSADNDAWIERKCRVVERYAESSYLVGARFRAKGRTFEESSRLDPDRYAAHGGAFPVRLRGTGVVGTVAVSGLPQGDDHALVVDALVRYIEQHPEG
- a CDS encoding Gfo/Idh/MocA family oxidoreductase, translated to MNDSPGTPLRVGLIGYGLAGSVFHAPLIAATGGLVLDTVSTGSPDRQAQARAEHPQVRTVATPDEVLARAGELDLVVIASPNKTHVALATAALEAGLPVVVDKPLSGTAAEAERLAALADDRGLLLSVFQNRRWDNDFRTVRKLITEGALGDVLRFESRFERWRPKPKGGWRESGDPAEIGGLLYDLGSHVADQALALFGPVTHVYAESDVRRPGAEADDDTFLALTHAGGVRSHLWVSATTAQLGPRFRVLGSRAGYVKYGLDPQEAALREGRRPGEDPAGWGTEPEASWGRLGAGESPLTGGGAPVPTLPGDYPAYYAAVAEALRTGGRPPVSAREAAATLRVLEAAKASAAEGRTVRIEETEESA